Proteins encoded within one genomic window of Nitrospina gracilis 3/211:
- a CDS encoding aconitate hydratase, translating into MLMDPAPIEKRFESMGKVLDAARKNLGRDLTIVEKILYSHMDPATDFSKLERGKSDIFLDADRVAMQDATAQMAILQFMSAKIPEVAVPTTVHCDHLIQAHTGSAEDLKAAEDTNREVYDFLRSAAMKYGMGFWKPGSGIIHQVVYENYTCPGTLMIGTDSHTPNAGGMGMIAIGVGGADAVDVMTGQRFMTRMPKFVGIKLTGKLSGWTASKDIILKVATMLTAKGGTNKIIEYFGEGARSLSATSKGTVTNMGAELGATTSIFAYDDNMDVYMRKTERDAVADLCKKYRELLVSDPDVEKNPEKYYDEVYEINLSELEPHIVGPHTPDLGRTVSQMKADAEKNDYPRDLSAALIGSCTNSSYEDLTRSVSLARQAKKAGLKVKSNFLVTPGSERIFQTITRDGIMKDFEDVGATVLANACGPCIGQWKRDDIQKGDKNSIISSYNRNFAKRNDGNAETLSFISSPEIVVAMAFGGSLNFNPMTDTLKTPDGKDFKFEPPQGEVYPEQGYASKDSGYLAPTNSGEVIIDPKSERLAFLEPFPKHDPVADYKDLKVLFKAAGKCTTDHISQAGPWLKFRGHLDNISNNLFLGAENAYYEETGKGHNVVTGKVDELNKIAREYKDKGIGWIAVADENIGEGSSREHAAMEPRHMGCRAIVAKSYARIFEANLKKQGVLPFTFDNKDDYNKIQQKDSIAIEGLDKLQPYQPVTMVLTHEDGSTDKIKVNHSMNEGEIQWFYAGSALNYVGSQKTAAS; encoded by the coding sequence ATGTTAATGGATCCGGCACCTATTGAAAAACGCTTTGAATCCATGGGCAAGGTTCTCGATGCCGCGCGGAAGAATCTGGGGCGCGACCTCACGATCGTCGAGAAAATTCTTTACTCGCACATGGACCCGGCAACGGATTTTTCAAAGCTGGAGCGGGGCAAATCGGATATTTTCCTGGACGCTGACCGTGTTGCCATGCAGGACGCAACGGCTCAGATGGCTATCCTTCAGTTCATGTCCGCCAAAATTCCGGAAGTGGCGGTTCCCACGACCGTACATTGTGACCACTTGATTCAGGCGCACACCGGATCGGCTGAGGATCTGAAGGCCGCTGAGGACACCAACAGGGAGGTGTACGATTTTCTCCGCTCCGCCGCCATGAAATACGGTATGGGCTTCTGGAAGCCCGGCTCCGGCATCATCCACCAGGTCGTGTATGAAAATTACACCTGCCCCGGTACTTTGATGATCGGCACCGACTCCCACACCCCGAATGCCGGCGGCATGGGTATGATCGCCATCGGCGTCGGCGGCGCGGACGCGGTGGACGTCATGACCGGCCAGCGCTTCATGACCCGCATGCCGAAATTTGTGGGCATCAAGCTGACCGGCAAACTGAGCGGCTGGACGGCCTCCAAGGACATCATCTTGAAGGTCGCCACCATGCTGACCGCAAAGGGCGGAACCAACAAGATCATCGAGTACTTTGGCGAAGGCGCCCGCTCCCTCAGCGCCACCAGCAAAGGCACCGTCACCAACATGGGCGCGGAGCTCGGCGCTACCACCTCCATCTTCGCGTACGACGACAACATGGACGTGTACATGCGCAAAACCGAGCGCGATGCGGTTGCGGACCTGTGTAAGAAGTACCGGGAGCTTCTCGTCTCCGATCCGGACGTCGAAAAGAATCCGGAAAAATACTACGACGAGGTTTACGAAATCAATCTGTCGGAGTTGGAGCCGCATATCGTTGGACCGCACACGCCGGACCTCGGCCGCACGGTTTCCCAAATGAAAGCGGATGCAGAGAAGAACGATTATCCGCGGGATTTGTCGGCGGCACTGATCGGTTCCTGTACCAACTCCAGCTACGAAGACCTCACCCGGTCCGTCAGCCTGGCACGCCAGGCCAAGAAGGCAGGCCTCAAGGTGAAGTCGAATTTCCTCGTCACCCCCGGTTCGGAACGCATTTTCCAGACCATCACCCGCGACGGCATCATGAAGGATTTCGAAGACGTCGGCGCCACGGTTCTGGCCAATGCGTGCGGTCCGTGCATCGGTCAGTGGAAACGGGATGACATCCAGAAAGGCGACAAGAACAGCATCATCAGTTCTTACAACCGCAACTTCGCGAAACGGAATGACGGCAACGCCGAGACGTTGAGCTTCATCAGCTCTCCGGAAATCGTGGTCGCCATGGCCTTCGGTGGGTCACTGAACTTCAACCCGATGACCGATACCCTGAAAACCCCGGACGGAAAGGATTTCAAATTCGAGCCGCCGCAGGGTGAAGTGTATCCGGAACAGGGTTACGCCTCCAAGGACAGCGGTTACCTGGCACCGACCAACTCCGGTGAAGTCATCATCGACCCGAAGAGCGAGCGTCTGGCGTTTCTGGAACCGTTCCCGAAACACGACCCGGTTGCGGATTACAAGGACCTCAAGGTGCTGTTCAAAGCGGCTGGGAAATGCACGACCGACCACATCTCTCAGGCCGGTCCGTGGCTGAAGTTCCGCGGCCATCTGGACAACATCAGCAACAACCTGTTCCTCGGCGCGGAAAATGCGTATTACGAGGAAACCGGTAAAGGCCACAATGTGGTCACGGGCAAAGTGGACGAGCTCAACAAGATCGCCCGTGAGTACAAGGACAAAGGCATTGGCTGGATTGCGGTCGCTGATGAAAACATCGGCGAAGGCTCCAGCCGCGAGCATGCGGCCATGGAACCGCGGCACATGGGTTGCCGCGCCATCGTGGCCAAATCCTATGCCCGCATCTTTGAGGCCAATCTGAAAAAGCAGGGTGTCCTGCCTTTCACCTTCGACAACAAGGATGATTACAACAAAATCCAGCAGAAGGATAGCATCGCAATCGAAGGTCTGGACAAACTGCAACCGTATCAGCCGGTCACCATGGTGCTGACCCACGAAGACGGTTCGACCGACAAGATCAAAGTGAATCACTCCATGAACGAAGGGGAGATTCAATGGTTCTATGCCGGTTCGGCCCTGAACTATGTCGGCAGTCAGAAAACGGCGGCAAGCTAA